The following are encoded together in the Xanthomonas sacchari genome:
- a CDS encoding efflux RND transporter permease subunit produces the protein MNLTRATLQSSRLALFSAALILIGGIVTFLGFPSQEEPSVTVRDAIVQVGFPGMPSERVENLLARPLEERLREVSGLKKIVTTIHPGSAIVQVTAQDSVKDLPALWQRVRSKAAEAGAELPAGTQGPLVDDDFGRVAIASIAVTAPGFNTAEMLGPLRQMRAQLYAVPGVERVTFHGLQDERVYVAFDRTRLGEAGLTPAAVAQQLRAQNVVAGGGLVAASGMAMTVTTSGEVRDLDALRNTPIATQGADGPRQIPLAQLARIELMPVDPPEAGAIYQGQPAVVVAVSMAPGNNVAEVGKALRRTLGETAKALPVGFAQHVVTFQADVVEREMGKMHHVMGETIVIVMAVVMLFLGWRTGLIVGAIVPLTILGALIVMRVLGVELQTVSIAAIILALGLLVDNGIVIAEDIERRLAAGEERRAACEAAGRSLAIPLLTSSLVIVLAFSPFFFGQTSTNEYMRSLAIVLAVTLLGSWLLSITITPLLCMYFARAHAAPADGHGDSYTSKPYRLYRRTIEALLAHKALFLGSMLALLALAVTVLVSVPYSFLPKSDRLQFQMPVTLQPGSDARETLRTVQSISQWLADRRQNPQIVDSIGYVADGGPRIVLGLNPPLPAANIAYFTVSVQPSTDIDALIAKVRTHLRQAYPAVRAEPKRFSLGSTESGVAIYRVIGPDEAQLRRLAAGIADALRALPGTLDVSDDWDSRIPRYVVQVDQAKARRAGVASEDIAQALQLRYGGVDASVIHDDGSSVPIVLRGDSGPGARGGNPGDTPIYPSSGAAPLPLSAIADIQLSSEPSTIQRRNLSRAITITGRNPDLTTDQVVAALADKVAALRLPPGYRIEMGGELEDAAEANQALLQYMPHALGAILLLFVWQFNSFRKLFIVVASIPFVLIGATLALLVTGYPFGFMATFGLLALAGIIVNNAVLLLERIEAELADGLSRHEAVIAAAVKRLRPIVMTKLTCIVGLIPLMLFAGPLWTGMAITMIGGLALGTLVTLGVIPVLYDLLFARRAGRPAKVAA, from the coding sequence ATGAACCTGACCCGCGCCACCTTGCAATCCAGCCGCCTGGCGCTGTTCAGCGCCGCCCTGATCCTGATCGGCGGCATCGTCACCTTCCTCGGCTTCCCGTCGCAGGAGGAACCGAGCGTGACCGTGCGCGACGCGATCGTGCAGGTCGGCTTCCCCGGCATGCCCAGCGAACGCGTGGAGAACCTGCTCGCGCGCCCGCTGGAGGAACGCCTGCGCGAGGTCAGCGGGCTGAAGAAGATCGTCACTACCATCCATCCCGGCAGCGCCATCGTGCAGGTCACCGCGCAGGACAGCGTCAAGGACCTGCCGGCGCTGTGGCAACGCGTGCGCAGCAAGGCCGCCGAAGCCGGTGCCGAGCTGCCCGCGGGCACCCAGGGCCCGCTGGTGGACGACGACTTCGGCCGTGTCGCCATCGCCTCGATCGCCGTCACCGCACCCGGCTTCAACACCGCCGAGATGCTCGGACCGCTGCGGCAGATGCGCGCGCAGCTCTACGCCGTGCCGGGCGTCGAGCGGGTCACCTTCCACGGCCTGCAGGACGAGCGCGTCTATGTCGCCTTCGACCGCACCAGGCTGGGCGAGGCCGGCCTCACCCCGGCCGCGGTCGCGCAGCAACTGCGCGCGCAGAACGTCGTCGCCGGCGGCGGCCTGGTCGCCGCGTCGGGCATGGCGATGACCGTCACCACCTCCGGCGAAGTTCGCGACCTGGACGCGCTGCGCAATACCCCGATCGCCACGCAGGGCGCCGACGGCCCGCGGCAGATCCCGCTGGCGCAACTGGCGCGCATCGAGCTGATGCCGGTGGATCCGCCGGAGGCCGGCGCGATCTACCAGGGCCAGCCGGCGGTGGTGGTGGCGGTGTCGATGGCGCCCGGCAACAACGTTGCCGAAGTCGGCAAGGCGCTGCGCCGCACCCTGGGCGAAACCGCCAAGGCGCTGCCGGTGGGCTTCGCGCAGCACGTGGTCACTTTCCAGGCCGACGTGGTCGAGCGCGAGATGGGCAAGATGCACCACGTCATGGGCGAGACCATCGTCATCGTGATGGCGGTGGTGATGCTGTTCCTGGGCTGGCGCACCGGCCTGATCGTCGGCGCGATCGTGCCGTTGACCATCCTCGGCGCACTGATCGTGATGCGGGTGCTGGGCGTGGAACTGCAGACCGTGTCCATCGCCGCGATCATCCTGGCGCTGGGCCTGCTGGTGGACAACGGCATCGTCATCGCCGAGGACATCGAGCGGCGCCTGGCCGCCGGCGAGGAACGCCGCGCCGCCTGCGAGGCCGCCGGCCGCAGCCTGGCCATCCCGCTGCTGACCTCCTCGCTGGTGATCGTGCTGGCGTTCTCGCCGTTCTTCTTCGGCCAGACCAGCACCAACGAGTACATGCGCTCACTGGCGATCGTGCTGGCGGTGACCCTGCTCGGCTCCTGGCTGCTCAGCATCACCATCACTCCGCTGCTGTGCATGTACTTCGCCCGCGCGCATGCCGCGCCGGCCGACGGCCATGGCGACAGCTACACCTCCAAGCCGTACCGCCTGTACCGGCGCACGATCGAGGCGCTGCTGGCGCACAAGGCACTGTTCCTGGGCAGCATGCTCGCCCTGCTCGCCCTGGCGGTGACTGTGCTGGTCTCGGTGCCGTACAGCTTCCTGCCCAAGTCCGACCGTCTGCAGTTCCAGATGCCGGTGACCCTGCAACCGGGCAGCGATGCGCGCGAGACCCTTCGCACCGTGCAGTCGATCAGCCAGTGGCTGGCCGACCGTCGGCAGAACCCGCAGATAGTCGACAGCATCGGCTATGTCGCCGATGGCGGCCCGCGCATCGTGCTCGGGCTGAACCCGCCGCTGCCGGCGGCCAACATCGCCTACTTCACCGTCAGCGTGCAGCCGAGCACCGATATCGACGCGCTGATCGCCAAGGTGCGCACCCACCTGCGCCAGGCCTATCCGGCGGTGCGCGCCGAGCCCAAGCGCTTTTCGCTGGGCTCCACCGAATCCGGCGTGGCCATCTACCGGGTGATCGGCCCGGACGAGGCGCAACTGCGCCGCCTCGCCGCCGGCATCGCCGACGCCTTGCGCGCCCTGCCCGGCACGCTGGACGTCAGCGACGACTGGGACAGCCGCATTCCGCGCTACGTGGTGCAGGTGGACCAGGCCAAGGCGCGGCGCGCCGGCGTCGCCAGCGAGGACATCGCCCAGGCGCTGCAACTGCGTTACGGCGGCGTGGACGCCTCGGTGATCCACGACGATGGCAGCTCCGTGCCGATCGTGCTGCGCGGCGACAGCGGCCCGGGTGCACGCGGCGGCAACCCCGGCGACACGCCGATCTATCCGTCCTCCGGCGCCGCACCGCTGCCGCTGTCGGCGATCGCCGACATCCAACTGAGTTCGGAGCCCTCGACGATCCAGCGCCGCAACCTCAGCCGCGCCATCACCATCACCGGCCGCAATCCGGACCTGACCACCGATCAGGTGGTGGCCGCGCTGGCCGACAAGGTGGCGGCGCTGCGCCTGCCGCCCGGCTACCGCATCGAGATGGGCGGCGAACTGGAGGACGCCGCCGAAGCCAACCAGGCACTGCTGCAATACATGCCGCATGCGCTGGGCGCGATCCTGCTGCTGTTCGTGTGGCAGTTCAATTCGTTCCGCAAGCTGTTCATCGTGGTCGCCAGCATTCCGTTCGTGCTGATCGGCGCCACCCTCGCCCTGCTGGTCACCGGCTATCCGTTCGGCTTCATGGCCACCTTCGGCCTGCTCGCGCTGGCCGGCATCATCGTCAACAACGCGGTGCTGCTGCTCGAACGGATCGAGGCCGAACTGGCCGATGGCCTGAGCCGGCACGAGGCGGTGATCGCCGCGGCGGTCAAGCGCCTGCGCCCGATCGTGATGACCAAGCTGACCTGCATCGTCGGCCTGATCCCGCTGATGCTGTTCGCCGGGCCGCTGTGGACCGGCATGGCCATCACCATGATCGGCGGCCTGGCCCTGGGCACGCTGGTGACGCTGGGCGTGATCCCGGTGCTGTACGACCTGCTGTTCGCACGCCGCGCCGGCAGGCCGGCGAAGGTCGCGGCGTGA
- a CDS encoding triacylglycerol lipase — MRRQRWHRAILACAVLCMALCAGGCASVTLQRVDAAHYIQAKRGDALSAARPSDAALQTLNVAGLGAASCTAKAPPCIDRLLGNADIDQERALATAAELSLLAAQRAARQHADSDATLADWLQTARYAYAYLFFSARTPSERAFEERQTQVRDYYNYAVQQVVTALFARYRRHPPATQDAGAQIAALPDWTVTLDASGVGSPQDMPMPEAMLAAGDLRFDGLRSVYRRDGFGAEMVAVLPQPATHAMADADAAPAYSDMPTPNLTVLLRFDGRTLTDVLSGHSAHVEVHDPSLGERVAMGGIDVPLAANFSAGYGVWMARAGFAAQSLRTLLGLGHGIDRPHVFLTQPYDPHRRVLVLLHGLASSPEAWVNLANDLLGDPQVRARYQIWLVYYPTNLPIPYTHLQVRSALHQTLDRLDPQRRSVSAHDMVLIGHSMGGVLARLMVSSSEGDHLWRTLFDDATLDPQARQVLQARLGPMLHFAPMPEVSEAIFLATPHRGTPEAAGTLGELARTVIGLPRRVLDQFKDIAGKDMLGALPNSIDSLSDHDPFILAAAQLPISPQVTYHSIIGQEDPRVPLAQSSDGIVPYWSAHLPGAASETVIVSGHSVQRTPQAILQIRRLLH, encoded by the coding sequence GTGAGGCGCCAGCGCTGGCACCGCGCGATCCTGGCCTGCGCCGTGCTGTGCATGGCGCTGTGCGCCGGCGGCTGCGCCAGCGTCACCCTGCAGCGGGTGGATGCGGCGCACTACATCCAGGCCAAGCGCGGCGACGCGCTGAGCGCCGCGCGCCCCAGCGACGCCGCCCTGCAGACGCTCAACGTCGCCGGCCTGGGCGCGGCAAGCTGCACGGCGAAGGCGCCGCCGTGCATCGACCGGTTGCTCGGCAACGCCGACATAGACCAGGAACGCGCCCTGGCGACGGCGGCGGAGCTGTCGCTGCTGGCCGCGCAACGCGCCGCCAGGCAACACGCCGACAGCGATGCCACGCTGGCCGACTGGCTGCAGACCGCGCGCTATGCCTACGCCTACCTGTTCTTCAGCGCACGCACGCCCAGCGAACGCGCCTTCGAGGAACGCCAGACCCAGGTGCGCGACTACTACAACTACGCCGTGCAGCAAGTGGTGACCGCCTTGTTCGCGCGCTACCGGCGGCATCCGCCGGCCACGCAAGACGCCGGCGCGCAGATCGCCGCCCTGCCCGACTGGACAGTGACACTGGATGCCAGCGGCGTGGGCAGTCCGCAGGACATGCCGATGCCCGAGGCGATGCTGGCGGCTGGCGACCTGCGCTTCGACGGGCTACGCAGCGTGTATCGGCGCGATGGCTTCGGCGCGGAAATGGTCGCGGTCCTGCCGCAGCCGGCGACGCACGCCATGGCCGATGCCGACGCCGCTCCCGCCTACAGCGACATGCCCACGCCCAATCTCACAGTGCTGCTGCGCTTCGACGGCCGCACCCTCACGGACGTCTTGTCCGGCCACAGCGCGCACGTGGAGGTCCACGACCCCTCACTCGGCGAGCGCGTGGCGATGGGCGGTATCGACGTGCCGCTGGCCGCCAACTTCAGCGCCGGCTATGGCGTGTGGATGGCGCGCGCCGGCTTCGCCGCGCAATCGCTGCGCACCCTGCTCGGCCTCGGGCACGGCATCGACCGGCCGCATGTGTTCCTGACCCAGCCCTACGATCCGCACCGGCGCGTGCTGGTGCTGCTGCACGGGCTGGCCAGCAGCCCGGAGGCCTGGGTCAACTTGGCCAACGACCTGCTCGGCGATCCGCAGGTCCGCGCGCGCTACCAGATCTGGCTGGTGTACTACCCGACCAACCTGCCGATTCCCTACACTCATCTGCAGGTTCGCTCGGCACTGCATCAGACGCTGGACCGGCTCGATCCACAACGCCGCAGCGTGTCCGCGCATGACATGGTGTTGATCGGGCACAGCATGGGTGGCGTGCTGGCACGACTGATGGTGTCCTCCAGCGAAGGCGACCACCTGTGGCGCACTCTGTTCGACGATGCAACCCTGGATCCGCAGGCGCGCCAGGTGCTGCAGGCCAGGCTCGGACCGATGCTGCATTTCGCGCCGATGCCGGAAGTGTCCGAGGCGATCTTCCTGGCCACCCCGCACCGCGGCACCCCGGAGGCCGCCGGCACGCTCGGCGAGCTGGCACGCACCGTGATCGGCCTGCCCCGGCGCGTGCTGGATCAATTCAAGGACATCGCCGGCAAGGACATGCTCGGCGCCCTGCCCAACAGCATCGACAGCCTAAGCGACCACGATCCCTTCATCCTCGCCGCGGCGCAGTTGCCGATCTCGCCGCAGGTGACCTATCACTCCATCATCGGGCAGGAGGATCCGCGCGTGCCGCTGGCGCAGTCCAGCGACGGCATCGTGCCGTACTGGAGCGCCCACCTGCCCGGCGCGGCCTCGGAAACCGTCATCGTCTCCGGACACAGCGTGCAACGCACGCCGCAGGCGATCCTGCAGATCCGCCGGCTGCTGCATTGA
- a CDS encoding response regulator has protein sequence MSALRGLRILVVENDEMNATLLELQLAQAGAEVVGVAASVQQALALIDSERPDRAVLDFRLSAGETSEPVARALTDRGTPFVLATGVAADTLPPGFAAGVVLTKPYLSEQLIKALQDAHAKTTARP, from the coding sequence ATGTCGGCATTGCGGGGCCTGCGTATCCTGGTGGTCGAGAACGACGAGATGAACGCCACGCTGCTGGAGTTGCAGCTTGCCCAGGCCGGTGCCGAGGTGGTCGGCGTCGCCGCCTCCGTGCAGCAGGCGCTTGCGCTGATCGATAGCGAACGCCCGGACCGGGCGGTGCTCGACTTCCGCCTCTCCGCCGGCGAGACCAGCGAGCCGGTGGCGCGGGCATTGACCGACCGCGGCACGCCGTTCGTGCTCGCCACCGGCGTCGCCGCCGACACCCTACCCCCCGGCTTCGCCGCCGGCGTGGTGCTGACCAAGCCCTACCTGTCCGAGCAACTGATCAAGGCGCTGCAGGACGCTCACGCCAAGACGACCGCACGCCCCTGA
- a CDS encoding PAS domain-containing protein has translation MEHWPRSLLTALSICLNSRFPMAVRWGERQFNLYNDAYVPILGLRHPQGFARPMEEVWPDVWPEVRAQADQVMASGEPTWNEHIPLTMLRNGYSEQVYFTFSYSPLFDDEGDIAGVLCVCTEDTARITLARERDALLKALEAQRAQMADAFEQSPAALAILRGPDYVIETVNQRYQQLVGPRDVVGRPLIEAIPEIQEQGVIRLLDNVRASGVPFIDESMTFQLCRSSHEATSDTTLECVYQPMHDAEGKVSGILVHGIDRTEQARAQAHDSFLLMLEDTLQNLHSAEAICETGAALLGQHLGANRCAYAIVEADEDAFDVRADYVDGATHLTGRSRFSDFGGDLLECMRENRPWVVHDTEIHQPPMRVDDPNYQRLGLRAVLTAPLHKAGRLVAAIGVHQAQPRVWTSAEIELVRLVAARCWESMERAGAQRELANSAARLRELADAMPQIVFTAMPDGHVDYFNRRWYEYTGLPVGEAGYDSWRHVHTEEGLARVMEVWPEALRSGKPYEIEYPLRRHDGEYRWHLGRALPIRDDSGRIVRWIGTNTDIHDRRLTEQRLQESELRFRQLCDNAPVMIWMSNADGDCEYISRQWYLFTGQSEQEALGSGWQEQVHADDLASVGRTLARACADRRAYTLEYRLRRHDGEYRWCLASATPRFSSSGQFLGFIGSLLDIAERKRIENATAAERAALEMITTGKPLNAVLEAIARGIESQSDVGLRCTIMLVDEHRQCLLEGAAPSMPQSFRKAVQRLPIDPNTGCCGRAAYLRRQVLCSDVRVNPHWQDYLATALEADIVACCSTPILASDGEVLGVVAMYYPFVHYPNPHEQDLARSASHLAGIIIERRGTDLRLQQLLAAEQSARGDAERASRMKDEFLATLSHELRTPLNAILGWSRLMQDASVREKDLVKGLEVIERSAHAQAQIIDDLLDMSAILSGKVRLDTDELDLRTLLGDTIDAARPGAQNKGIDIVLVADGTTALPYLGDPVRLQQVLTNLIGNAIKFTPSAGTVTVTLDSTSTHVRIAVSDTGIGIDPAFLPHVFDRFRQADASSTRSAGGLGLGLAIAKQLAELHQGQLSVSSDGVGLGATFTLLLPRNDLQPLEPIHRDQDAALSSAVRRRGGIRLDGVRVLVVDDDMDSRGVTQRFLQEAGAVVEAAVCADDAEALLRERPYALLVSDVGMPRRDGHSLIRSVRARGAGAASRIPAIALTAYVRSEDRALALEAGFDAHLGKPVDPVKLLGLAASLVAPPPATLATDESPRAESA, from the coding sequence ATGGAGCACTGGCCGCGGAGCCTGCTCACCGCACTGTCTATCTGTCTGAACTCGCGGTTTCCGATGGCGGTGCGCTGGGGCGAGCGCCAGTTCAACCTGTACAACGACGCCTACGTGCCGATCCTCGGGTTGCGGCACCCACAGGGGTTCGCGAGGCCGATGGAAGAGGTGTGGCCGGACGTGTGGCCCGAGGTCAGGGCGCAGGCCGACCAGGTGATGGCCAGCGGCGAACCGACCTGGAACGAACACATCCCGCTGACCATGCTGCGCAACGGCTATAGCGAGCAGGTGTACTTCACCTTCTCCTACAGCCCGCTGTTCGACGACGAAGGCGACATCGCCGGCGTGCTGTGCGTGTGCACCGAGGACACCGCGCGGATCACCCTGGCGCGCGAGCGCGATGCGCTGCTGAAGGCACTGGAAGCGCAACGCGCGCAGATGGCCGATGCCTTCGAGCAATCCCCAGCGGCGCTGGCGATTCTGCGTGGCCCGGACTACGTGATCGAAACCGTCAACCAGCGCTACCAGCAATTGGTCGGGCCGCGCGATGTGGTCGGCCGGCCGCTGATCGAAGCGATTCCCGAAATCCAGGAGCAAGGCGTGATCCGCCTGCTCGACAACGTCCGCGCAAGCGGCGTGCCGTTCATCGACGAGTCGATGACCTTCCAGCTGTGCCGCAGTTCGCACGAAGCGACCTCGGACACCACGCTGGAATGCGTGTACCAGCCGATGCACGACGCCGAGGGCAAGGTCAGCGGGATCCTGGTGCATGGCATCGACCGCACCGAGCAGGCGCGCGCACAGGCGCACGACAGCTTCCTGCTGATGCTCGAGGACACCCTGCAGAACCTGCACAGCGCCGAAGCGATCTGCGAGACCGGCGCCGCCCTGCTCGGCCAGCACCTGGGCGCCAACCGCTGCGCCTACGCGATCGTCGAGGCCGACGAGGACGCGTTCGACGTGCGAGCGGACTACGTCGACGGCGCCACCCACCTGACCGGGCGCTCGCGCTTCAGCGACTTCGGTGGCGATCTGTTGGAGTGCATGCGCGAGAACCGGCCGTGGGTGGTGCACGATACTGAAATCCACCAGCCTCCGATGCGCGTGGACGATCCCAACTACCAACGCCTGGGCCTGCGCGCGGTGCTCACCGCGCCGCTGCACAAGGCCGGTCGCCTGGTCGCTGCGATCGGCGTGCACCAAGCCCAGCCGCGGGTCTGGACGTCGGCCGAGATCGAGCTGGTGCGGCTGGTGGCGGCACGCTGCTGGGAATCGATGGAACGCGCGGGCGCGCAGAGAGAACTGGCCAACAGCGCCGCGCGCTTGCGCGAACTGGCCGACGCGATGCCGCAGATCGTGTTCACCGCCATGCCCGACGGCCACGTCGACTACTTCAATCGGCGCTGGTACGAGTACACCGGGTTGCCGGTTGGCGAGGCCGGCTACGACAGCTGGCGCCATGTGCACACCGAGGAAGGCCTGGCGCGGGTGATGGAGGTGTGGCCGGAGGCGCTGCGCAGCGGCAAGCCGTACGAAATCGAGTATCCGCTGCGTCGCCACGACGGCGAGTACCGCTGGCACCTCGGCCGCGCCCTGCCGATCCGCGACGACAGCGGCCGCATCGTGCGCTGGATCGGCACCAATACCGACATCCACGACCGCCGCTTGACGGAACAGCGCCTGCAGGAAAGCGAACTGCGTTTCCGCCAGCTGTGCGACAACGCGCCGGTCATGATCTGGATGTCCAATGCCGACGGCGATTGCGAGTACATCAGCCGCCAGTGGTATCTGTTCACCGGGCAGAGCGAGCAGGAAGCGCTGGGCAGTGGTTGGCAGGAACAGGTCCATGCCGACGACCTGGCCTCGGTCGGCCGCACCCTGGCGCGCGCCTGCGCCGACCGCCGCGCCTACACGCTGGAATACCGCCTGCGCCGCCACGATGGCGAGTATCGCTGGTGCCTGGCGAGCGCCACGCCGCGCTTCAGTTCGTCCGGCCAGTTCCTCGGTTTCATCGGCTCCCTGCTGGACATCGCCGAGCGCAAGCGCATCGAGAACGCCACCGCGGCCGAGCGCGCCGCGCTGGAGATGATCACCACCGGCAAGCCGCTGAACGCGGTGCTGGAGGCGATCGCACGCGGCATCGAGTCGCAGAGCGATGTCGGCCTGCGCTGCACCATCATGCTGGTCGACGAGCACCGCCAGTGCCTGCTGGAAGGTGCAGCGCCGAGCATGCCGCAGAGCTTCCGCAAGGCCGTGCAGCGCCTGCCGATCGATCCCAACACCGGCTGCTGCGGACGCGCCGCCTACCTGCGCCGGCAGGTGTTGTGCAGCGACGTGCGCGTCAACCCGCATTGGCAGGACTATCTCGCCACCGCCCTGGAGGCGGACATCGTCGCCTGCTGCTCCACCCCCATCCTGGCCAGCGACGGCGAGGTGCTGGGTGTGGTCGCGATGTATTACCCATTCGTGCATTACCCCAACCCGCACGAACAGGACCTGGCGCGCTCGGCCTCGCACCTGGCTGGCATCATCATCGAGCGCCGCGGCACCGACCTGCGCCTGCAGCAGTTGCTCGCCGCCGAGCAGAGCGCGCGCGGCGACGCCGAACGCGCCAGCCGCATGAAGGACGAATTCCTGGCCACGCTCAGCCACGAACTGCGCACGCCGCTCAACGCGATCCTGGGCTGGTCGCGGCTGATGCAGGACGCATCGGTGCGCGAGAAGGATCTGGTCAAGGGGCTGGAGGTGATCGAACGCAGCGCCCACGCGCAGGCGCAGATCATCGACGATCTGCTGGACATGAGCGCCATCCTGTCCGGCAAGGTGCGCCTGGATACGGACGAGCTGGACCTGCGCACGCTGCTCGGCGACACCATCGACGCGGCCCGCCCCGGCGCGCAGAACAAGGGCATCGACATCGTGCTGGTCGCCGATGGCACGACCGCCCTGCCCTATCTGGGCGATCCGGTGCGGCTGCAGCAGGTGCTGACCAATCTGATCGGCAACGCGATCAAGTTCACCCCGAGCGCCGGCACGGTCACGGTGACCCTGGACAGCACCAGCACGCATGTGCGCATCGCTGTCAGCGATACCGGCATCGGCATCGACCCGGCGTTCCTGCCCCACGTGTTCGACCGTTTCCGTCAGGCCGATGCGAGCAGCACGCGCAGTGCCGGCGGCCTCGGCCTGGGTCTGGCCATCGCCAAGCAGCTGGCCGAACTGCACCAGGGCCAGTTGTCCGTCAGCAGCGATGGCGTCGGCCTCGGCGCCACGTTCACCCTGCTGCTGCCGCGCAACGATCTGCAGCCCCTGGAGCCGATCCACCGCGACCAGGACGCGGCGCTGTCCAGCGCCGTGCGGCGGCGTGGCGGTATCCGCCTGGACGGCGTGCGCGTGCTGGTGGTGGACGACGACATGGATTCGCGCGGCGTCACCCAGCGCTTCCTGCAGGAAGCCGGTGCCGTGGTCGAGGCCGCGGTCTGCGCCGACGATGCAGAAGCGCTGCTGCGCGAACGGCCCTATGCGCTGCTGGTCAGCGACGTCGGCATGCCGCGCCGCGATGGCCACAGCCTGATCCGCAGCGTCCGCGCCCGTGGCGCCGGTGCGGCCAGCCGCATCCCGGCCATCGCCCTCACCGCCTACGTGCGCAGCGAGGACCGTGCGCTGGCCCTGGAAGCCGGCTTCGATGCCCACCTGGGCAAACCGGTGGATCCGGTCAAGCTGCTCGGACTGGCCGCATCGCTGGTGGCACCGCCGCCGGCCACGCTCGCCACCGACGAGAGCCCGCGCGCCGAATCGGCCTGA